A stretch of Enterobacter cloacae complex sp. ECNIH7 DNA encodes these proteins:
- the bglJ gene encoding DNA-binding transcriptional activator BglJ yields the protein MSAVGLKHLFAMPGLNHYQLHLFSEFDSFKKALQHINFFSLIYSYSDAREERRSCLAHLRDFAFTHGHIQRIILVADEMEARLISHLSPSRLHGVVSKSLTLERLQNELMVLLSETLRINDNMMNHWYRSQSRMLSPTERAILRYMSCGYSIPQIAAQLERNIKTIRAHKFNAMVKLGVNSDVGLLDAADIITHLSAREPRSSALSKPTFL from the coding sequence ATGAGTGCTGTTGGGCTAAAGCATCTTTTTGCGATGCCCGGCCTGAATCATTATCAGCTGCATCTGTTTAGTGAGTTTGACAGCTTTAAGAAAGCACTTCAGCACATCAATTTTTTCTCGCTGATCTATTCATATTCCGATGCGCGAGAAGAGCGTCGTAGCTGCCTGGCGCACCTGCGGGATTTTGCGTTTACGCATGGCCATATCCAGCGCATTATCCTGGTCGCTGATGAGATGGAAGCAAGATTAATTAGTCATCTTTCCCCGTCACGCCTTCACGGTGTGGTCAGCAAATCGCTGACGCTTGAGCGCCTGCAGAATGAACTCATGGTATTGCTGAGTGAAACCCTGCGCATCAATGACAATATGATGAATCACTGGTACCGGAGTCAAAGCAGAATGTTAAGCCCAACGGAACGGGCAATATTGCGTTATATGTCTTGCGGCTATTCCATTCCTCAAATAGCGGCACAGCTTGAACGCAATATTAAGACCATCCGGGCGCATAAGTTTAATGCGATGGTGAAGCTGGGGGTAAACTCTGACGTAGGGCTACTCGATGCGGCGGATATTATTACCCACCTTTCTGCAAGAGAACCGCGAAGTTCGGCACTCAGCAAGCCGACCTTTTTATAA
- a CDS encoding YbaK/EbsC family protein produces MSLQSVQQFFADNAPDIDVIELSQSTATVALAAAAHRVEPGQIAKTLSLKVKNEVILVVAKGDARLDNKKLKDTFGAKARMLSSDEVVTITGHPVGGVCPFGLENPLAVYCDISLKQYAEVLPAAGAIHSAVRISPDRMAELTSAKWIDVCI; encoded by the coding sequence ATGAGTTTGCAGTCTGTACAGCAGTTTTTTGCCGACAACGCGCCGGATATAGACGTCATTGAACTTAGCCAGAGTACCGCTACCGTTGCGTTGGCTGCTGCCGCCCATCGTGTTGAACCGGGACAGATCGCCAAAACCTTGTCATTAAAGGTGAAAAATGAGGTGATTCTGGTGGTAGCGAAAGGCGATGCGCGCCTGGATAACAAAAAGCTGAAAGACACGTTTGGTGCAAAAGCGCGCATGCTCAGCAGTGATGAAGTGGTGACCATCACCGGTCATCCCGTTGGCGGCGTATGCCCGTTCGGCCTGGAAAACCCGCTCGCGGTTTACTGCGACATCTCGTTAAAGCAGTACGCCGAAGTCCTGCCCGCCGCAGGCGCAATTCATAGTGCCGTTCGTATCTCACCTGACAGAATGGCAGAGCTGACGTCCGCAAAATGGATTGATGTTTGCATCTGA
- a CDS encoding PTS sugar transporter subunit IIC encodes MSANHAAFNLIFRFVENYVSPIAGRISSQRHVMAIRDGFISAMPFMIVGSFLLVFAYPPFSPDTTWGFARAWLDMAKQFEGQILTPFDMTMGIMSIYICAAIAYNLGKHYVKSHQLDPFMCAMLSLMAFLLVAAPKTKGTLPVDSLGGTGIFTAILVAIYCVEMMRFLKAHNIGIRLPDQVPPMIKNSFDLLIPVLVVVLTLYPLSLLIQSQFGMLIPQAIMSVFKPLVSAADSLPAILLAVLIGHLLWFAGIHGAAIVSGMLQMFWLTNLGANQTALAASQPLPHIFMEAFWTFFIVIGGSGATMGLVICYLRSRSAHLRSIGRLSVVPSFFNINEPVIFGTPIVMNPVFFIPFLLAPMVNAVLAWAAMTFDLIGRVISVVPWTAPAPIGAAWALGWDFRAAILVVVLACVSAIIYFPFFKVYEKQLLEQEAEEAQRNAEEDNQQVA; translated from the coding sequence ATGTCTGCCAACCATGCTGCGTTTAACCTGATATTCCGTTTTGTTGAAAATTACGTCAGCCCGATTGCCGGGAGGATCTCTTCCCAGCGTCATGTCATGGCCATTCGTGATGGGTTCATCTCCGCGATGCCATTCATGATTGTGGGTTCATTTTTGTTAGTGTTCGCATACCCGCCGTTTTCGCCGGATACTACCTGGGGTTTCGCCCGAGCCTGGCTGGATATGGCGAAGCAGTTTGAAGGTCAGATCCTGACGCCGTTTGATATGACGATGGGCATTATGTCCATTTATATCTGTGCCGCCATTGCCTACAACCTTGGCAAACACTATGTCAAATCGCACCAGTTAGACCCGTTTATGTGCGCCATGCTGTCGCTGATGGCGTTTCTGCTGGTCGCGGCACCGAAAACCAAAGGCACGCTGCCAGTCGACAGCCTGGGTGGGACGGGCATTTTTACTGCGATTCTGGTGGCGATCTACTGCGTTGAGATGATGCGTTTCCTCAAGGCGCATAACATCGGTATTCGCCTGCCAGACCAGGTGCCTCCGATGATCAAAAACTCTTTTGATCTGCTCATCCCGGTGCTGGTAGTGGTGTTGACGCTTTATCCTCTGAGCCTGCTCATTCAGTCGCAGTTCGGCATGCTGATCCCGCAGGCCATTATGTCGGTCTTTAAACCTCTGGTTTCCGCAGCGGATTCCCTGCCTGCGATCCTGCTGGCCGTGTTGATTGGCCATCTGCTGTGGTTCGCCGGGATCCACGGAGCCGCCATCGTCTCCGGGATGCTGCAGATGTTCTGGCTGACTAACCTGGGCGCTAACCAGACCGCGCTGGCCGCCAGCCAGCCTCTGCCGCATATTTTTATGGAGGCGTTCTGGACGTTCTTTATCGTGATTGGCGGGTCGGGCGCCACGATGGGGCTGGTGATTTGCTATCTGCGTAGCCGTTCAGCGCATTTACGCTCTATCGGGCGTTTGAGCGTGGTACCCAGCTTCTTTAACATCAACGAACCCGTCATTTTCGGTACGCCAATTGTGATGAACCCGGTGTTCTTTATTCCGTTCCTGCTGGCACCGATGGTAAATGCAGTGCTGGCCTGGGCGGCGATGACGTTTGACCTGATTGGCCGCGTCATCTCAGTGGTCCCCTGGACGGCACCGGCGCCAATAGGCGCAGCGTGGGCTCTGGGCTGGGATTTCCGCGCGGCTATTCTGGTTGTGGTTCTGGCCTGCGTATCGGCAATCATCTACTTCCCGTTCTTCAAAGTGTACGAGAAACAGCTGCTGGAGCAGGAAGCGGAAGAGGCACAGCGTAACGCGGAAGAGGACAATCAGCAGGTGGCTTAG
- the fhuF gene encoding siderophore-iron reductase FhuF: MATHTAHIVEPLLWRAPLTSGNASLADAIRDKIAETRAHLLDFIRLDEAHPNHAMTLSEWRQPTKLQSLLATYSDHIYRNQPTLTRENKPLLSLWAQWYIGLMVPPLMLALLTQKSMLELSPDNFHVEFHETGRAACFWIDLHEDQNAERLTAQERMERLITQALIPVVEALEATGEINAKLIWSNTGYLIHWYLTEMKPLLGDENVDALRQSCFFAKQLSDGRDNPLFRTVVLRDGLLVRRTCCQRYRLPDVKQCGDCTLK; encoded by the coding sequence ATGGCTACGCATACCGCACACATCGTCGAACCCCTCCTCTGGCGAGCGCCCCTCACCAGCGGGAATGCTTCGCTTGCGGATGCCATACGGGATAAGATTGCGGAGACGCGTGCCCACCTGCTGGACTTTATCCGGCTTGATGAAGCGCACCCGAACCACGCCATGACGCTCTCAGAGTGGCGTCAACCAACAAAACTGCAGTCGCTGTTGGCCACCTATTCCGACCATATCTATCGCAATCAGCCCACTCTTACGCGGGAAAATAAACCACTGCTCTCTCTTTGGGCGCAGTGGTATATCGGGCTGATGGTGCCTCCCCTCATGCTGGCGCTGTTAACCCAGAAGAGCATGCTGGAACTCTCGCCGGATAATTTCCACGTCGAGTTTCACGAAACCGGGCGCGCAGCCTGTTTCTGGATTGATCTGCACGAAGACCAGAACGCGGAACGCCTGACGGCTCAGGAACGTATGGAGCGGCTTATCACTCAGGCCCTGATCCCGGTGGTGGAAGCGCTTGAAGCGACGGGAGAGATTAACGCGAAGCTTATCTGGAGCAATACGGGCTATTTAATCCACTGGTATTTAACGGAAATGAAGCCTCTGCTTGGTGATGAGAACGTTGATGCCCTGCGTCAGTCCTGTTTCTTTGCAAAACAGCTTTCCGATGGCCGCGACAACCCGTTATTCCGTACCGTCGTGCTCCGTGATGGGCTTCTGGTTCGCCGCACCTGCTGCCAGCGCTACCGCCTGCCGGACGTTAAGCAGTGCGGGGATTGCACGCTGAAGTAG
- a CDS encoding GGDEF domain-containing protein: MTSQSWRSLVHRKYQLSLRLFLFLNATSAVFSVTNPLNSVRLLSAPLIAIFSISTGLFVWHWRKRARKINIPVVSGIFGILWAWQIVSKFALITHDQATYLLIALLTVLFIGTLAFASNIKAFTLHSLPTFIACLWLSDHDIWLRMTYSFALPVVAIAIHNILQTRNDRFAQELLSRLLEERETLTDLSMMDPLTGLYNRRGLQSRLENLPTVENGEHFVLLMDIDHFKAYNDHYGHMMGDQALKRVSAAIRDAVRSRDIVARFGGEEFMVLLTNISLEHARQTAERIRQKVYDLKIPHLFNESVATNVTISIGIAIFEDEDVEGALEKADKALYEAKHMGRNNILLSEELQTA, encoded by the coding sequence ATGACATCACAATCCTGGCGGTCTTTGGTTCACAGAAAATATCAATTGTCGTTACGTTTATTTTTATTTCTGAACGCAACCTCGGCAGTGTTCTCGGTAACAAATCCGCTCAATTCTGTACGCCTGTTATCTGCCCCACTTATTGCTATTTTCTCCATCAGCACCGGCCTGTTCGTCTGGCACTGGAGAAAGCGCGCGCGGAAGATAAATATTCCCGTTGTTTCAGGGATCTTCGGTATTTTGTGGGCCTGGCAAATTGTGTCTAAATTCGCCTTAATTACCCACGACCAAGCGACATATTTGTTAATCGCCCTATTAACGGTACTTTTTATCGGAACGCTGGCATTCGCCAGTAATATCAAAGCATTTACGCTGCACTCATTGCCCACCTTTATTGCCTGCCTGTGGCTAAGCGATCACGATATATGGCTGAGAATGACCTATTCTTTCGCACTTCCTGTGGTGGCAATTGCTATTCATAACATTTTGCAAACGCGTAACGATCGTTTTGCTCAGGAATTGCTCTCACGCCTGTTGGAAGAGCGAGAAACCCTTACCGATCTCAGCATGATGGACCCGCTTACCGGCCTCTATAATCGTCGCGGTCTGCAAAGCCGTCTGGAGAACCTGCCGACGGTAGAAAATGGCGAGCACTTTGTTCTGCTGATGGATATCGACCACTTTAAAGCCTATAACGATCATTATGGCCATATGATGGGCGACCAGGCGCTTAAGCGCGTCTCTGCGGCAATCCGCGACGCCGTGCGTTCTCGCGATATTGTGGCGCGTTTTGGCGGAGAAGAGTTTATGGTGCTGCTGACCAATATTTCTCTCGAACATGCTCGCCAGACGGCCGAGCGGATCCGTCAGAAAGTCTACGATTTGAAAATCCCGCATCTATTTAACGAGAGTGTCGCGACAAACGTCACCATCAGCATTGGTATTGCCATTTTCGAGGATGAAGACGTGGAAGGCGCGCTGGAAAAAGCGGACAAAGCCCTCTACGAAGCAAAGCATATGGGGCGCAATAACATTCTGTTGAGTGAAGAGCTGCAGACGGCGTAA
- a CDS encoding DUF1435 domain-containing protein, giving the protein MILVIIIVVRGQIMLNRALGSGWGVLLPGAILGGLMFADLSLDTWKAIIVSGLLVTSGMIWHKQLRHFVLLPSCVALVSGILVILMSLK; this is encoded by the coding sequence ATGATACTGGTTATCATTATCGTTGTGAGAGGGCAGATCATGTTGAACAGGGCGCTTGGCAGTGGTTGGGGGGTATTGCTACCGGGAGCCATTCTCGGCGGGTTGATGTTTGCCGATCTCTCCCTTGATACCTGGAAAGCGATCATTGTGTCAGGACTGTTAGTCACGTCAGGCATGATCTGGCATAAGCAGCTGCGCCACTTTGTTTTACTGCCATCATGCGTAGCACTGGTCAGTGGAATTCTGGTGATACTGATGAGTTTGAAATAA
- the rsmC gene encoding 16S rRNA (guanine(1207)-N(2))-methyltransferase RsmC: MSAFTPASEVLLRHSDDFEESRILFAGDMQDDLPARFDCAESRAHTQYYHHWQVLSRQMGERARFSLVAEQSDIADCDTLIYYWPKNKPEAQFQLMNLLSLLPVGCDIFIVGENRSGVRSAEQMLEGYAPLNKVDSARRCGLYHGRLEKQTTFDAQAYWDEYQLDGLTIKTLPGVFSRDALDTGSKLLLSTLTPHTKGKVLDVGCGAGVLSTVLASHSPKVRLTLCDVSAPAVEASRATLAANGIEGEVIASNVFSDITGRFDMIISNPPFHDGMETSLEAAQTLIRGAVRHLNSGGELRIVANAFLAYPKVLDETFGFHEVIAQTGRFKVYRTVMTRQAKK, encoded by the coding sequence ATGTCTGCATTTACCCCGGCAAGTGAAGTCTTGCTGCGTCACAGTGATGATTTCGAAGAAAGCCGTATTCTGTTTGCCGGAGATATGCAGGATGACCTGCCTGCGCGTTTCGACTGTGCTGAAAGCCGTGCCCACACCCAATACTACCACCACTGGCAGGTGCTGAGCCGCCAGATGGGCGAGCGCGCGCGCTTTAGCCTGGTGGCGGAGCAGAGCGATATCGCCGACTGCGATACGCTGATCTACTACTGGCCGAAGAACAAGCCGGAAGCCCAGTTCCAGCTGATGAACCTGCTCTCCCTGCTGCCGGTCGGCTGCGATATTTTCATTGTGGGTGAGAACCGCAGCGGCGTGCGAAGCGCTGAACAGATGCTGGAAGGCTACGCGCCGCTGAATAAAGTCGACAGCGCACGCCGCTGTGGTCTGTACCATGGCCGTCTGGAAAAACAGACAACGTTTGATGCACAGGCATACTGGGACGAGTACCAGCTTGACGGCCTGACCATCAAAACGCTGCCGGGCGTGTTCAGCCGCGACGCGCTGGATACGGGCAGCAAGCTGCTACTCTCCACCCTGACGCCGCACACCAAAGGCAAAGTGCTGGACGTGGGCTGCGGCGCGGGCGTGCTCTCTACCGTGCTTGCCAGCCATTCACCCAAAGTGCGCTTAACCCTGTGTGACGTGAGCGCCCCGGCGGTAGAAGCCAGCCGCGCAACGCTTGCCGCAAACGGCATTGAAGGCGAGGTGATTGCCAGCAACGTCTTCTCCGACATCACCGGTCGCTTCGACATGATCATCTCCAACCCGCCGTTCCACGACGGTATGGAAACCAGCCTGGAAGCGGCACAAACGCTGATCCGTGGCGCAGTCCGTCACCTCAACAGCGGCGGTGAGCTGCGTATTGTCGCGAACGCCTTCCTGGCGTATCCGAAAGTGCTGGACGAAACCTTCGGCTTCCACGAAGTGATCGCCCAGACCGGCCGCTTCAAAGTCTACCGCACCGTGATGACGCGTCAGGCCAAAAAGTAA
- a CDS encoding DNA polymerase III subunit psi codes for MTSRRDWQLQQLGITQWALRRPTALQGEIAISIPAHVRLVMVAEELPALNEPLIDDVLRSLKMTADQVLQLTPERVAMLPHDSRCNSWRIGETNEIPLQGSQICTPALDELKANPKARSALWQQICEYEHDFFPHDA; via the coding sequence ATGACATCCCGACGAGACTGGCAGTTGCAGCAGCTGGGCATTACCCAGTGGGCTTTGCGTCGCCCGACGGCGTTGCAGGGCGAAATCGCCATTTCCATCCCTGCGCACGTACGCCTGGTGATGGTGGCGGAAGAACTGCCTGCCCTGAATGAACCCCTGATCGATGATGTCCTTCGCAGCCTGAAGATGACGGCCGACCAGGTTTTACAGCTGACGCCAGAGCGTGTTGCGATGCTTCCTCATGATAGCCGCTGTAACAGCTGGCGTATCGGAGAAACAAACGAGATCCCCCTACAGGGGAGCCAGATCTGCACGCCAGCGCTGGACGAACTGAAAGCCAACCCAAAAGCGCGCAGCGCGCTATGGCAACAAATCTGCGAATATGAACACGATTTCTTCCCTCACGACGCCTGA
- the rimI gene encoding ribosomal protein S18-alanine N-acetyltransferase, with amino-acid sequence MNTISSLTTPDLTTAFAIETRAHAFPWSEKTFASNQGERYLNFRLDVDGTMAAFAITQVVLDEATLFNIAVDPAFQRRGLGRELLEHLIRELETRDVFTLWLEVRASNVAAIALYESLGFNEATIRRNYYPTAEGREDAIIMALPIG; translated from the coding sequence ATGAACACGATTTCTTCCCTCACGACGCCTGACCTGACCACAGCGTTTGCGATTGAAACACGCGCCCACGCGTTTCCGTGGAGCGAAAAAACCTTCGCCAGCAATCAGGGCGAACGGTATCTGAACTTCCGTCTGGACGTTGACGGCACCATGGCCGCCTTCGCGATCACGCAGGTTGTTCTTGATGAAGCGACGCTGTTTAATATTGCGGTTGATCCCGCGTTTCAGCGCCGTGGGCTGGGAAGAGAACTGCTCGAGCACCTCATTCGCGAGCTCGAAACCCGTGACGTTTTCACCCTGTGGCTGGAGGTGCGCGCGTCGAATGTCGCCGCCATCGCGCTCTATGAAAGCTTAGGCTTTAACGAGGCGACAATCCGCCGTAACTACTACCCCACCGCAGAGGGACGTGAAGACGCCATCATAATGGCTCTGCCGATTGGATAA
- the yjjG gene encoding pyrimidine 5'-nucleotidase — translation MKWDWIFFDADETLFTFDSFGGLQRMFLDYSVTFTAEDFQDYQAVNKPLWVDYQNGAITALQLQHQRFDVWAERLKVSPGTLNDAFLNAMADICAPLPGAVSLLNALKGKVKLGIITNGFTALQQIRLERTGLRDHFDALVISEEVGVPKPDPRIFDYALAQAGNPDRDRVLMVGDTAESDILGGMKSGLSTVWLNAHGRVKPEGIEPTWTVTSLNELEQLLCKQ, via the coding sequence ATGAAATGGGACTGGATTTTCTTTGATGCCGACGAAACGCTGTTTACGTTCGATTCGTTCGGCGGCCTGCAGCGGATGTTTCTCGACTATAGCGTGACCTTCACCGCTGAAGATTTTCAGGACTATCAGGCGGTAAACAAACCGCTGTGGGTGGATTACCAGAACGGTGCCATCACCGCGTTACAACTTCAGCACCAGCGCTTTGACGTCTGGGCGGAACGCTTAAAGGTCAGTCCGGGGACGCTGAATGATGCCTTCCTGAACGCGATGGCGGATATCTGTGCGCCACTGCCGGGTGCGGTTTCCCTGCTGAATGCGTTGAAAGGCAAGGTGAAACTGGGGATCATCACCAACGGTTTTACCGCCCTGCAGCAGATCCGCCTCGAGCGCACCGGCCTGCGCGATCATTTCGACGCGCTGGTGATCTCGGAAGAGGTTGGCGTGCCGAAGCCGGATCCGCGAATTTTCGACTACGCGCTGGCGCAGGCCGGAAATCCCGACCGCGATCGCGTCCTGATGGTGGGTGATACAGCAGAGTCAGATATCCTGGGCGGCATGAAGTCAGGTCTGTCGACCGTCTGGCTCAACGCGCATGGCCGCGTGAAGCCTGAAGGCATCGAGCCGACCTGGACCGTGACGTCGTTGAACGAACTGGAGCAACTCCTGTGTAAACAATGA
- the prfC gene encoding peptide chain release factor 3, translating into MTLSPYLQEVAKRRTFAIISHPDAGKTTITEKVLLFGQAIQTAGTVKGRGSSQHAKSDWMEMEKQRGISITTSVMQFPYHDCLVNLLDTPGHEDFSEDTYRTLTAVDCCLMVIDAAKGVEDRTRKLMEVTRLRDTPILTFMNKLDRDIRDPMELMDEVENELKIACAPITWPIGCGKLFKGVYHLYKDETYLYQTGKGHTIQEVRIVKGLDNPDLDAAVGEELAAQLRDELELVKGASHEFDKELFLSGEITPVFFGTALGNFGVDHMLDGLVEWAPRPMPRNTDTREVEAQEEKFTGFVFKIQANMDPKHRDRVAFMRVVSGKYEKGMKLRQVRIGKDVVISDALTFMAGDRSHVEEAYPGDIIGLHNHGTIQIGDTFTQGEMMKFTGIPNFAPELFRRIRLRDPLKQKQLLKGLVQLSEEGAVQVFRPIANNDLIVGAVGVLQFDVVVARLKSEYNVEAIYESVNVATARWVECSDVKKFEEFKRKNEIQLALDGGDNLTYIAPTMVNLNLTQERYPDVQFRKTREH; encoded by the coding sequence ATGACGTTGTCTCCTTATCTGCAAGAGGTGGCCAAGCGCCGCACTTTTGCCATTATCTCGCACCCGGATGCCGGTAAAACGACCATCACTGAGAAGGTGTTGCTGTTCGGACAGGCGATCCAGACTGCCGGTACCGTGAAGGGCCGTGGCTCCAGCCAGCATGCAAAATCCGACTGGATGGAGATGGAAAAGCAGCGTGGTATTTCGATTACCACCTCCGTGATGCAGTTCCCGTATCACGACTGCCTGGTGAACCTGCTGGACACCCCGGGTCACGAAGACTTCTCCGAAGATACCTACCGTACCCTGACGGCGGTGGACTGCTGTCTGATGGTGATCGACGCCGCGAAAGGTGTAGAAGACCGTACCCGTAAGCTGATGGAAGTCACCCGTCTGCGCGATACGCCGATCCTCACCTTCATGAACAAACTCGACCGTGACATCCGCGATCCGATGGAGCTGATGGATGAAGTGGAAAACGAGCTAAAGATCGCCTGTGCGCCCATCACCTGGCCCATTGGCTGCGGCAAGCTGTTCAAAGGGGTGTATCACCTCTATAAAGACGAAACCTACCTGTATCAGACCGGTAAAGGCCACACCATTCAGGAAGTGCGCATTGTTAAAGGTCTGGACAACCCGGATCTGGACGCGGCGGTCGGGGAAGAGCTGGCCGCGCAGCTGCGCGACGAGCTGGAGCTGGTGAAGGGCGCTTCTCACGAGTTCGACAAAGAGCTGTTCCTGAGCGGTGAAATTACTCCGGTCTTCTTCGGTACCGCGCTGGGCAACTTCGGCGTTGACCACATGCTCGACGGTCTGGTGGAGTGGGCGCCGCGCCCGATGCCGCGTAACACCGACACCCGTGAAGTGGAAGCGCAGGAAGAAAAATTCACCGGCTTCGTGTTCAAAATTCAGGCCAACATGGACCCGAAACACCGCGACCGCGTGGCCTTTATGCGCGTGGTGTCCGGTAAGTATGAGAAGGGCATGAAGCTGCGCCAGGTGCGTATCGGGAAAGACGTTGTCATCTCCGACGCGCTGACCTTTATGGCGGGTGACCGTTCGCACGTTGAAGAGGCGTATCCGGGCGACATCATCGGTCTGCACAACCACGGCACTATTCAGATCGGCGATACGTTCACCCAGGGTGAAATGATGAAGTTCACCGGTATTCCGAACTTCGCACCGGAGCTGTTCCGTCGTATCCGTCTACGCGATCCGCTGAAGCAGAAACAGCTGCTGAAAGGCCTGGTTCAGCTCTCCGAAGAGGGCGCCGTGCAGGTGTTCCGCCCAATCGCGAACAACGACCTGATCGTTGGCGCGGTCGGCGTGCTGCAGTTCGACGTGGTTGTCGCGCGTCTGAAGAGCGAGTACAACGTGGAAGCGATTTACGAGTCTGTGAACGTCGCGACCGCGCGCTGGGTTGAGTGTTCTGACGTGAAGAAATTCGAAGAATTTAAGCGTAAGAACGAAATTCAGCTGGCGCTGGATGGCGGCGATAACCTGACCTATATCGCGCCAACTATGGTGAACCTGAACCTGACGCAGGAACGTTACCCTGACGTTCAGTTCCGTAAAACCCGCGAGCACTAA
- the osmY gene encoding molecular chaperone OsmY: protein MNMTRLKISKTLLAVTLGSVLVSGSALAESSTMDKAQSTADSAGQKIDSSMNKVGNFMDDSSITAKVKAALVDDESIKSTDISVKTDKKVVTLSGFVESQAQAEQAVKVAKGVEGVASVSDKLHVRDGKNASVKGYAGDAATTSEIKAKLLADDIVPSRKVKVETTDGVVQLSGTVDSQAQSERAESIAKAIDGVKSVKNDLKTK, encoded by the coding sequence ATGAATATGACAAGACTGAAGATTTCGAAAACTCTGCTGGCTGTAACCCTGGGTAGCGTTCTGGTGAGCGGTTCCGCTCTGGCGGAAAGCAGCACAATGGATAAAGCCCAGTCCACGGCCGATAGCGCAGGGCAAAAAATCGATAGCTCTATGAATAAAGTCGGCAACTTCATGGACGACAGCTCAATCACAGCAAAAGTGAAAGCCGCACTGGTGGATGATGAATCCATCAAAAGTACCGATATTTCCGTTAAGACCGACAAGAAAGTGGTCACGCTGAGCGGCTTCGTGGAAAGCCAGGCTCAGGCCGAACAGGCGGTGAAAGTCGCGAAGGGCGTTGAAGGCGTTGCGTCCGTCAGCGATAAGCTGCACGTACGTGACGGTAAAAACGCGTCGGTGAAAGGTTATGCCGGTGATGCCGCTACTACCAGCGAAATCAAAGCTAAACTTTTAGCAGATGACATCGTGCCGTCCCGTAAGGTGAAAGTGGAAACCACCGATGGTGTGGTTCAGCTTTCCGGTACGGTAGATTCGCAGGCGCAAAGTGAACGCGCCGAGTCCATCGCGAAAGCGATTGACGGTGTGAAAAGCGTTAAAAACGATCTGAAAACGAAGTAA
- a CDS encoding DUF1328 domain-containing protein, translating into MFRWGIIFLVIALIAAALGFGGLAGTAAWAAKIVFVVGIILFLVSLFTGRRRP; encoded by the coding sequence ATGTTTCGTTGGGGCATTATATTTCTGGTTATCGCGTTAATTGCCGCCGCATTGGGCTTTGGTGGACTGGCAGGTACAGCGGCATGGGCAGCTAAGATTGTGTTCGTTGTAGGTATTATTCTGTTCCTGGTCAGCCTGTTTACGGGTCGTAGACGTCCGTAG